tatgtgtgacaatcaatctacattttaaaagattacaaccttttaaaataattatcgtttaattgaccgttttcagccatttcttccataaaggctacatgtagcttcaccgcctacgtgctaaaaacaacgagattttcggctattgttcctaatattaaattatcataaaaatgttattgATAGCAAAATTctgtcaattcataatcagggtcatcaaaatagccgactgtaaattaatctgggtcatcaaaagatcgcggGGCGCTTTCAATACGAGTGTTGATCTGAGCTggcttaatcaacatgtgtcccgctCGAAGGCATGAAACTGatatcggataattaggaataaacaatgtgacaccgtggactgtttattgtgttttattaatgtaaaattcaacaatttatagaccaaaaaaaactagttttttgtgggggttatttttgtttcctgtatttttaattttccgggacatttcaacactgtccgggacactGGGACGAGTATgtcatttccgggacaatcccggtcaatccgggacgtatgacatgtatgatagagggattttgatataacttggcacaaatgttcaccaccacgagacggagtgtcatgcgcaagaaccaggtccctaggtctaaggtcaaggtcacacttagaggccaaaggtcagatacaagaatgactttgtccaaagcatttcttcttcatgcataaagggattttgatgtaacttgacacaattaaacaccatcatgagaagaagtgtcatgcgcagttctcttctttagaattacttccctttgttgttactataattaaataatagcttatattgtaacttttacattactagtcgtagggagaaatcgagaccacttttctgtagtacaacatgcatgcttcatccaattttgaagtgtattttgaccagtctctacctggtaaagatttttgtgtggacttacatttttttatggattttttttttttgtttttttttttttttttttttttaagattaacttcccttagttgttactataaataacttatagtgtaacttttttataattgactgtagggaaaaaccaagaccacttttctgtggtacaacatagatgttactttccaattttaggtgtattttaagttatctctacctggtaaggagtttttttttttgtggacttagaaaaactaaagacttacaatgattacaatttaaaacaaccacaaaattaaaattccatttgcaaatacaggtgctagagtaaagaaatttgctgtgacgggcgtatattgtgacattctggcaatcctgtttgttgttgtttttgacaTGTCAGAACTACAAATTTCTAATATAAATCCCGCATGATAACTCAAACTGTAAGattttttgataattatgatttttcttcattaaaacatttcagtacagaaaatatttttgtataacgtAACAGTATGCACTTTACTTCtgtcattgacaacctttttgagttcaacgatgcatgagaacagtaacaatcaaacaataatataagcatgctgttgtttaaattatcgtgtacagaccataaaataaacaaacgtgtttgtaaacatggacggatccaaacagaaggggaagaaactttttatgcccccgaagggaggcatattagttttcaactgtccgtccgttcattcgttagttagttcgtttgtcacaacgttaactttttgcatgaaggcactttacttgcgaaccattgcacccaggaccttcaaacttcacttgctgatagtacttattgagtacacgatccctactgacttttaggtcaaaggtcaaggtcaccaggtcaaaggtcaaggtgctgcgggggcatttgtcaccattagtgacagctcttgttatagaaGTATTCcaatggcaaaatacaatacatatctgtagccctgaccaacctataaaccagGCAAGTCTActttataagtacatcaacacggctgacccatttaaacaaGGTGTAGGAATAGTATGTCTATCAATAAACTTTtactacagtccataaaataaagaAACGTGTTTGTACACATGGATgaatccaaacggaaggggaagaagcattttacagaaatatttcgatggcaaaatacataTCGTAGCCCAGACCAGCCTATAAACcaggccagtctattttataagtacagtaacacggctgacccatttaaacaaGCTGTATATAGTCACTGAAAATATTGCAGATAACACACAAAGTCTATTAGTAAACActctctttttaaagaaaaaaaacatgtagaaAAGTCTCAACAGTGTTATCTGACACCTGTTGTAAAATAGAAAGAACTTTGCTGTACTTTGAACCATACACATTAAAAATCTATTTAAACGGTCCAAGTTTatcaattaagataattaatacCAACTGCTGTCTATTTTTAAAGAATCTCATGTTTATTTAGAGGCAAGtccatttaaaaatagaattgaCGGAATATTATTAGTTTGTTATTGATCGATACAATCACAATTACAAAATCAATTGAAATTTAATAATAAGTCCCTCAATGAcaagaaatgatttcacagtacatgtatacattgGTTAAACTGTCTAGTTATGACAGCTTGAAGACCTGAAGAAAGTTGTCCTGTTTTTCATGTCCAGTAAAACAGCTGAAGTATAGTTTACATGTTTCAGCACACCAGCAGACAGCATAGGGATCATTGAGGTCCTTCAGCACAACCTTTCCTGTAGAACAGTCACCTGCTATCTCTTCTATAACACTTCTCTGTCTGTCACACACAAAAACAGTACCATCATCTGACAGTGTTATACCATAAGGCAAAGTTATACCACCATAACTACCAATCACCTCACCCTGATAGTTTAACCTTGTAATTGTTTTAATGTCCCAGTCAGATACATAGATATAATTAGTGTTAGTGGTAACATATTCTGGCCTGCTGAAAATATTTTCTCCCTTGACTGTTGTCAGTACAGTACCATTGGTATCAAGAATTTGGAGTTTTGCAGGATGCTGAAATGACACAACAAGTTTCCCCTGACAGTAACTTAAACCATAGCATTCACCATCAACCTTCAGAGTTTGTTTCTTCTTGAGTTTATTTGAGGAGACTGATATAAACTGAATACAGTAATAGTGAGAAAGTGTGACAGCTAGCTCTGTACTGGTAACTGAGGTGACATCACATGGCATAGCATCCAGCTGTAATTGATCAGTAACAGATTGACTACTGGTATCCACAATTTTTACAGCCTTGTTATCACTGTCAGTGATGATAAGTAGATCAGGAGTAAGCAGAATCATTCCTGATATCCAGCATATGGATTTATCTTTTGATGTTTTGACACAGATTTTACCCTGATGTGTAGTTTGTCTGGATTTTTTGTCAGCACCTGGAGGAGGACTCTGTTGTTTCAATGATTTCTCTGCAAATGTACCCAGTGAACTCTCCTTGTCAAGTAGGGTTGATAttgctttattttctttaaagttgtACTCCTTGACATCATATGCTGCTAGGTGTAGGACACGTTTCTCATAATCTTTGATCATTTGCTCATCTAATTTTAGCTCCATGAAAAGTTTGTCTGCTTGTTTGGATGTGTTGAGATGTTTAATGGTGTCAGATGATGTCTTCAGAGATTGTGTTACATCATTGCAAATTGTTTCTACTGTCTCCAAGttcttgttattttctttttggaTTGTCTTTGCTGCATCTTCTGCTTGTCTTTCTAGTTCATCTAGTCTTTGGTTTATTTCTGTCCGAAACTTTTTTATATCCGCCAATACATCTGTCAAAGAACTGTTGGACTTTGCAGTAATTTTCTTCACATCTTCTGATTTCTTGTGACATTGCTCAGTAACGTTATCCATTGCTTTCAAGATATCTTGATGTTCTTTGCTGTTTATGACTTGGCAAGAAATATCGGGGATGTAGTTGACTTTGCAAGATGTAGCTGTGTGTTCAAGTGTAACACATACACTGCATAGTAGTGCTTTGTGGTTCTGACAGTAGAACTTGATGATTTCTTTCGCATGTTTAGGGCAAGGTTTGGTAAAGTTGTCAGGCTGTGTTGGATGAACAGAGACTGAAGAAATGCTTTGTGGCATGCTGTTTTTATCTAGAAGTGTATGATGCCTTGAAAGTGTATGTCTCTTGTGAACTATAAAGCAGGTCTCACACAGATGCTCCCTGCAGTCAACACAATAGCCATGGGCAGGGAGTCGAGGACCATCACGGTCGCATGGCTGGCAAAAAACTTTAAGGTCTTCATCAGACCCCATagttgatgatgatgaaaatgtttTTGGCATCTTTTTCCCTGGTACAGCCATGtctaaactgaaaaataaaataaacatgctcCATCTAAATTTTCATTGTAATTCATTCTCTATACCATTTGACGTTGTTGACTGTAATAATTGCtgtagatgaaaaaaaaaaattgattttatctCTTTAATGTGATATCCAAATAACTGTGGCTGCATGTTGGTATTTAAATTTAGTTACCATTTTTGTAAGTATTATATAGCGATAAAAAGGTATTACTAAGACTTTCACTGGTATGATCATTTTAACTACTAAGATGTTGGTGGTTATTTGTATTAATCACAAAATAATTATGGAGTATATTGGACACACAAAGTTTgccatatttaaaacaaaagtaaaaaaagttcATTGATAGTATCGGGTGGTGGTGTTAGTTACCTAGGGATTTAAGCTTGTAACTTTTGTCCTAAACACAGCATAAttgggtgaaaataaaaaaaaatgaagcccGAGCAAAAGGTAAATTTTAAACC
This is a stretch of genomic DNA from Mercenaria mercenaria strain notata chromosome 4, MADL_Memer_1, whole genome shotgun sequence. It encodes these proteins:
- the LOC123553305 gene encoding uncharacterized protein LOC123553305 codes for the protein MAVPGKKMPKTFSSSSTMGSDEDLKVFCQPCDRDGPRLPAHGYCVDCREHLCETCFIVHKRHTLSRHHTLLDKNSMPQSISSVSVHPTQPDNFTKPCPKHAKEIIKFYCQNHKALLCSVCVTLEHTATSCKVNYIPDISCQVINSKEHQDILKAMDNVTEQCHKKSEDVKKITAKSNSSLTDVLADIKKFRTEINQRLDELERQAEDAAKTIQKENNKNLETVETICNDVTQSLKTSSDTIKHLNTSKQADKLFMELKLDEQMIKDYEKRVLHLAAYDVKEYNFKENKAISTLLDKESSLGTFAEKSLKQQSPPPGADKKSRQTTHQGKICVKTSKDKSICWISGMILLTPDLLIITDSDNKAVKIVDTSSQSVTDQLQLDAMPCDVTSVTSTELAVTLSHYYCIQFISVSSNKLKKKQTLKVDGECYGLSYCQGKLVVSFQHPAKLQILDTNGTVLTTVKGENIFSRPEYVTTNTNYIYVSDWDIKTITRLNYQGEVIGSYGGITLPYGITLSDDGTVFVCDRQRSVIEEIAGDCSTGKVVLKDLNDPYAVCWCAETCKLYFSCFTGHEKQDNFLQVFKLS